In Fusarium falciforme chromosome 10, complete sequence, a single genomic region encodes these proteins:
- a CDS encoding APH domain-containing protein — MATSDTPELSLCSAPTPTAKAFPQSSFFQERRAPALPSPTKIRALNEASCHYRAASLNHPPPVLISSLGLAVKYGADVTIAEVETQVSMREKLKGRVPIPEVFGWAEDGGQRFIYMSLVEGETLQARFGTMNESERQVFCKELRSMVNAWRALTQEPDRCVGSIGKRPLNDIFVTGKPERVGPFLGAHAVEKFHDTCGIDIGDDIPIVLTHNDLCPPNILLSRGPNPKVVGILDWGQSGWYPSYWEYCKARRVGIVDEEFTSALQEEFTSALQEEFTSALQEEFTSALQEEWHTTYLPEVIDTVDDESFYHPWLYFMLSNI; from the exons atggcgacAAGTGATACCCCAGAACTAAGCCTGTGCTCcgcaccaacaccaaccgcCAAGGCCTTCCCCCAGTCCAGTTTCTTCCAAGAGCGCAGAGCGCCCGCGCTACCCTCGCCGACAAAGATCAGAGCCCTGAATGAGGCATCCTGCCACTACCGTGCCGCATCCTTGAACCATCCGCCCCCCGTCCTTATCTCATCCCTGGGACTAGCCGTCAAGTATGGGGCCGACGTGACTATCGCTGAGGTCGAGACCCAGGTGTCGATGCGTGAAAAACTAAAAGGCCGTGTTCCGATTCCCGAGGTCTTCGGCTGGGCTGAAGATGGCGGCCAAAGGTTCATTTACATGTCTCTGGTCGAGGGCGAAACTCTACAAGCAAGATTCGGCACCATGAATGAAAGCGAACGGCAGGTTTTCTGCAAGGAGCTAAGATCTATGGTGAATGCTTGGAGGGCTTTAACCCAGGAACCAGACAGATGTGTTG GGAGCATTGGAAAGCGCCCGCTAAACGATATTTTCGTCACTGGCAAGCCAGAGCGCGTAGGACCCTTCCTAGGGGCACATGCTGTGGAAAAGTTCCATGACACATGCGGAATCGACATTGGCGACGATATCCCGATTGTTCTTACCCATAACGACCTTTGTCCCCccaatatattattatcgcGTGGCCCTAACCCAAAGGTCGTGGGCATTCTTGATTGGGGTCAATCAGGATGGTATCCTTCCTATTGGGAGTATTGCAAGGCACGACGAGTAGGTATCGTGGATGAGGAATTCACTTCTGCCCTTCAAGAGGAATTCACTTCTGCCCTTCAAGAGGAATTCACTTCTGCCCTTCAAGAGGAATTCACTTCTGCCCTTCAAGAGGAATGGCATACCACTTATCTCCCTGAGGTCATTGATACGGTCGATGATGAGAGCTTTTACCACCCGTGGCTGTATTTCATGTTGTCTAACATCTGA
- a CDS encoding Flavodoxin-2 domain-containing protein: MKVFIVFAHPEPQSLTSSLLKVAVEELEAQGHEVKVSDLYAMKWKSQVDREDFPQHPADERLRVTKASAVATYSGTLTDDVKQEQEKLKWADFVILQYPLWWYSMPAILKGWIDRVFSLGFAYGVGEHSDTHWGDRYGEGTLLGKRGMVVVTIGGWKEHYSARGIGGPLEHVLYPVTHGALYYTGIEVLPTFAMYQSDRAGDKKFKEAADELRQRMQTLFTAKPIAYRRQNGGDYEIPTLTLKPGLEDPNTSGFSLHSHNVDDATGP, translated from the coding sequence ATGAAAGTCTTTATCGTCTTTGCTCATCCTGAGCCACAGTCCCTTACCAGCTCCCTCCTCAAAGTCGCAGTCGAAGAACTAGAGGCCCAAGGCCACGAAGTCAAGGTCTCCGATCTATACGCCATGAAATGGAAGTCCCAGGTTGACCGCGAGGACTTTCCCCAACATCCCGCCGATGAACGTCTCAGGGTGACAAAGGCATCCGCCGTTGCAACCTACTCAGGCACACTCACCGACGACGTGAAGCAAGAGCAAGAGAAGTTAAAGTGGGCTGACTTTGTCATTCTCCAATATCCTTTGTGGTGGTACAGCATGCCTGCCATCCTGAAAGGTTGGATAGACAGGGTCTTTTCCCTGGGATTCGCCTATGGTGTCGGGGAGCACAGCGACACGCACTGGGGCGATCGATACGGAGAAGGAACCCTCCTTGGGAAACGCGGCATGGTAGTCGTGACAATCGGAGGCTGGAAAGAACACTACTCTGCCCGAGGAATCGGCGGACCGCTTGAGCATGTTCTATACCCCGTAACTCATGGGGCCCTCTACTACACCGGCATCGAGGTTCTGCCGACGTTTGCCATGTATCAATCGGATCGAGCAGGCGATAAAAAGTTCAAAGAGGCGGCTGACGAGCTCCGTCAGAGGATGCAAACCTTGTTCACCGCAAAGCCTATTGCTTATCGGCGACAGAATGGCGGGGACTACGAGATACCGACTTTGACTCTGAAGCCCGGGCTTGAGGACCCTAATACTTCAGGTTTCTCGTTACATAGCCACAACGTCGACGACGCAACTGGACCTTGA
- a CDS encoding FAD binding domain protein has protein sequence MKQSDFRAELLRLATALPADGIKGEPVRMVFNTAVVDVDPEVASVTLGDGSIVQGDVVIIADGKNGNTCYRIAISSDEVKDAVGYLPEWWDPETADNRINALQVLDGTNRLVVPYPLRHYDYMNISCLFPTRNDRGGIEESWYADGDRKELISTFVDFYEPIRKILSIAKEVKVWDLQDMDPLPNWHRGRAIVIGDAAHAITPMQGQGANMAMEDADSLRLLLPGMDEDEIKSVLAKVGCGQEWLNCRDEEMTVDLRTRLPSSISHPDTRQAMPRTCASYRYDGEQCLLIDEVHLTEMLMEDSFVTLWDAIFV, from the exons ATGAAGCAGTCTGATTTCCGAGCGGAGCTGCTACGGCTGGCAACTGCCCTACCTGCGGATGGTATCAAGGGAGAGCCTGTGCGCATGGTCTTCAACactgctgttgttgatgttgatccTGAGGTTGCTTCTGTTACGCTGGGTGACGGGTCTATTGTTCAGGGAGACGTCGTTATCA TCGCTGACGGT AAGAACGGAAATACTTGCTACCGCATCGCCATCTCCTCTGATGAGGTCAAGGACGCTGTCGGCTACCTGCCCGAGTGGTGGGACCCCGAGACGGCCGACAATCGCATCAACGCCCTGCAGGTGTTGGATGGCACGAATCGTCTTGTTGTCCCGTACCCCCTGCGACATTACGACTACATGAACATCTCGTGTCTCTTCCCCACGCGAAATGACCGGGGAGGTATTGAAGAGTCTTGGTATGCAGATGGTGATCGCAAGGAGTTGATTAGCACCTTTGTCGACTTTTACGAGCCCATCCGAAAGATACTCAG CATTGCCAAAGAGGTCAAGGTTTGGGACCTTCAGGACATGGATCCTCTCCCAAACTGGCACAGGGGACGCGCCATTGTGATTGGCGACGCCGCACACGCCATAACGCCCATGCAAGGCCAGGGAGCCAACATGGCAATGGAGGATGCAGACAGTCTTAGGCTGTTGCTTCCAGGcatggacgaggatgagatcAAATCGGTGCTCGCCAAGGTCGGCTGTGGGCAAGAATGGCTCAACTGCAGAGACGAGGAGATGACCGTTGATCTCCGCACGCGTCTGCCCTCGTCGATCTCTCATCCAGACACCAGGCAGGCCATGCCACGCACGTGTGCTAGCTACCGCTACGATGGTGAACAATGCCTTCTGATAGATGAGGTGCATCTGACAGAGATGCTCATGGAGGACTCCTTCGTCACCTTGTGGGATGCAATATTTGTGTAG
- a CDS encoding Nudix hydrolase domain-containing protein, with protein sequence MSSAVPIPRVGVSAIIYGPDGKMVTGKRKGSHGAGTWQLPGGHLDYGESILVCAEREVLEETGLKVKGVKVVAVTNDVFKKEEKHYITLFVLCEMEDKTAQPQVLEPQKCDGWYWKTWDDLKQLLPAVSQGEQGESLFLPLVNLLEQTDNLDTLRP encoded by the exons ATGTCCTCAGCTGTACCAATCCCCCGCGTTGGCGTGTCGGCCATCATTTATGGGCCTGACGGCAAGATGGTTACAGGGAAGCGCAAGGGAAGCCATGGAGCGG GCACCTGGCAACTCCCTGGCGGCCATCTCGACTATGGTGAGAGCATCCTCGTGTGCGCTGAGCGCGAAGTCCTCGAGGAGACGGGCCTTAAGGTCAAAGGCGTCAAGGTCGTCGCTGTGACAAACGACGTATTCAAAAAGGAGGAAAAGCACTACATCACCCTTTTCGTCCTCTGCGAGATGGAGGACAAGACGGCACAACCCCAG GTACTAGAGCCACAGAAGTGCGACGGATGGTACTGGAAGACATGGGACGACCTGAAGCAGCTTCTACCAGCCGTGTCGCAGGGCGAGCAGGGAGAGAGCCTGTTCCTGCCGCTGGTGAACCTGCTCGAGCAGACGGACAACTTGGATACCCTGAGACCATAG
- a CDS encoding Zn(2)-C6 fungal-type domain-containing protein has product MPLTCHPHPIRSMPQAQAQTQGLTNISLKPTPQHHEIPSSLITITTTVARRADLSPPPTKPAPAAHKRRSQMTGPNKIVKRTGRDSRGVSRPSSGGALCKTCTPCRQKKVRCDGARPQCIECSTNNLACVYPHDARREPRPSRARVQSLEATIATMLDHMKAAGILTPEMQAAWTAELMDTDHPSRASQDYTTHGLSRLASTAAIASPLPTPTASTAAQEMGASFLSSPPRSSVGPTDGETKPRLDSFNTILSRTNAPVDSTELAPAKLVPRPISNDGNGDGTGLSPSEARVAGVFHENGYVSAVHGLASIMNPTSRAQHRENINTMTRKGDDAISASKARLISNAALQRQREARMFRNPRDLMDLDGVDPELAKHLLDLHFNRQHYAYLISYRPAIMDSLASGGGPFANKLLLNAIFYSTSLYSDRLCLRADRDDPQTVGRRFYDRFRELLVDELDKPSIPSALALLLTSVSLVSQGRPSAGWSLSGTAHRMIIDLGCHLMLGPDYESTGGVTTERVLRRDLEQEMRKRLYWAAFTTDATQALYLGRPCMFASAQARVPLQLLDTFEELEEWEPYVDPKSPASAPPPYGRQPAHAVSTFSSLVRILQISTRINDLYGIQCVKYTTEYLLNKKESIEREFEKWQNSLPSHLRFDPDDTTTITPPPHQITPHTTFHALTILLHRAFLEEGHLRRHTDESSKRRGEEACIQSALMIQKLVRRYRESFTLRRAPFLLSYAVYSAVIVILRQERHERGQFTEPISFFWTCLSELQLGCNFGLKKPLSVLQDMVREFQTTLKESSSAGPEQGPPPAGLDESFFFPLAMTPSAPGLAPTTTASTGTYVPSDYIPHMDHFDPAFGTSPGLLDFLNDQEKDISQDALYGLFAPSQPFP; this is encoded by the exons ATGCCGCTCACCTGCCATCCCCATCCGATTCGATCCAtgccccaagcccaagcccagacCCAGGGCTTGACTAACATTTCGCTCAAGCCAAcgcctcaacaccacgagATTCCTTCCagcctcatcaccatcaccactaCCGTCGCCCGCCGTGCTGACCTCTCCCCGCCCCCGACGAAGCCCGCGCCTGCGGCACACAAGAGGCGATCGCAAATGACGGGCCCAAACAAGATTGTGAAACGCACCGGACGAGACTCTAGGGGAGTTTCGCGCCCTTCGTCCGGTGGCGCTCTCTGCAAGACTTGCACACCATGTCGCCAGAAGAAGGTTCGATGCGACGGCGCGCGACCCCAGTGCATCGAGTGCAGCACAAACAACCTTGCCTGCGTGTACCCTCACGATGCCCGACGTGAGCCCCGTCCCTCTCGTGCCCGTGTGCAGAGTCTGGAGGCGACCATCGCAACCATGCTCGACCACATGAAGGCTGCCGGAATCCTCACCCCCGAGATGCAGGCTGCGTGGACTGCCGAACTCATGGATACCGATCATCCTTCCCGCGCATCTCAGGACTACACCACACATGGCCTGAGTCGTCTGGCTTCGACCGCCGCCATCGCGAGCCCTCTTCCGACCCCGACGGCCTCGACAGCGGCGCAAGAAATGGGCGCTAGTTtcctctcctcgccgccccgAAGCAGCGTTGGTCCGACCGACGGTGAGACTAAGCCGCGACTCGACAGCTTCAACACTATCCTCTCGCGAACAAATGCACCCGTCGATTCGACCGAACTTGCTCCTGCAAAGTTGGTACCTCGCCCCATCAGCAACGACGGCAACGGCGATGGCACCGGCTTGTCACCCAGCGAAGCCCGAGTCGCTGGCGTCTTCCACGAAAACGGTTACGTTTCTGCAGTCCACGGTCTCGCCAGTATCATGAACCCCACGTCCCGCGCCCAGCACCGAGAGAATATCAACACCATGACCCGTAAGGGCGACGATGCCATTTCCGCCTCGAAAGCCCGCCTCATTAGCAATGCTGCGCTTCAACGACAACGAGAGGCGCGTATGTTCCGTAACCCACGAGACTTGATGGACCTGGACGGCGTGGATCCTGAGCTGGCCAAGCATCTTCTCGACCTGCACTTCAACCGGCAGCACTACGCCTACCTCATCTCCTACCGACCTGCCATTATGGACAGTCTCGCCAGCGGCGGTGGACCTTTCGCAAATAAACTCCTCCTCAATGCCATCTTCTACTCGACCTCTCTCTACAGCGATCGCCTATGTCTTCGCGCAGACCGTGATGACCCCCAAACCGTCGGCAGACGCTTCTACGATCGATTCCGCGAACTCCTTGTTGACGAGCTGGACAAACCTAGCATCCCTTCGGCCCTCGCTCTGCTCTTGACCAGTGTGTCGCTCGTGTCGCAGGGTAGACCGAGCGCCGGCTGGAGTTTGTCAGGAACTGCGCATCGCATGATTATCGACCTGGGCTGCCACCTGATGCTGGGTCCCGACTATGAGAGCACGGGCGGTGTCACCACTGAGCGAGTACTACGACGGGACCTGGAGCAGGAGATGCGCAAGCGCCTATACTGGGCCGCCTTTACCACCGATGCTACCCAGGCCCTGTACCTCGGACGCCCCTGCATGTTCGCCTCGGCGCAGGCCAGGGTGCCGCTCCAGCTGCTCGACACAtttgaggagctcgaggagtgGGAGCCCTACGTCGATCCCAAGTCTCCGGCTTCGGCTCCACCTCCGTATGGACGTCAACCTGCCCACGCCGTGTCAACGTTTAGCAGTCTCGTCCGTATACTGCAGATCTCTACAAGGATCAATGACTTGTACGGCATCCAGTGTGTCAAGTACACGACCGAGTACCTCCTCAACAAGAAGGAATCGATCGAGAGGGAGTTTGAGAAGTGGCAGAACAGCTTACCCAGCCACCTGCGATTCGACCCCGATGATACTACCACCATCACGCCTCCACCGCATCAAATCACCCCACA TACCACGTTCCATGCGCTCACCATCCTGCTACACCGCGCGTTCCTTGAGGAGGGTCACCTTAGGAGGCACACCGACGAGAGCTCCAAGCGACGCGGTGAGGAGGCATGCATCCAGAGTGCTCTGATGATCCAGAAGCTGGTCCGGCGATATCGGGAGTCGTTTACTCTCCGCCGCGCGCCATTCCTGCTGTCGTATGCTGTCTACTCGGCTGTCATTGTCATCCTTCGCCAAGAGCGTCACGAGAGAGGCCAATTCACCGAgcccatctccttcttctggacATGCCTCAGCGAGCTGCAGCTTGGATGCAACTTTGGCCTCAAGAAGCCGCTCAGCGTCCTCCAAGATATGGTCCGTGAGTTCCAGACCACTCTGAAGGAGAGCAGTTCCGCAGGCCCGGAGCAGGGACCCCCGCCAGCAGGCCTTGAcgagagcttcttcttccctctgGCCATGACCCCTTCGGCTCCTGGTCTCGCGCCGACCACGACAGCATCGACGGGTACGTATGTTCCATCCGATTACATCCCTCATATGGACCATTTCGACCCCGCTTTTGGCACCTCGCCAGGACTGCTCGACTTTTTGAACGACCAAGAAAAGGACATTTCCCAGGACGCGCTGTATGGACTGTTTGCGCCCTCGCAGCCGTTCCCGTGA